A stretch of bacterium DNA encodes these proteins:
- the ribF gene encoding riboflavin biosynthesis protein RibF, with amino-acid sequence MRRHTRLKSQPGKGRVLTLGVFDGVHIGHAVIFKTLIQKARQLGVPAAVMTFYEHPHKTLAPDKRPPRLANQEQCLARMRTLGIDEVFLVRFSRTFAAILAEDFIRRILVKWLKVRHVVIGKDFIFGRHGHGNAALLKKMGKALGFGVTEVNPIRRRQGVVSSSALRRMVAAGEMEKARMLLGWPYTLHGKVVHGDGRGSKIGLPTANIKTLHEIVPQPGTYAVVVRLGGITRPGLCHIGKRPTFHKWGPQTIEVHIPGWRGKLYGRYMAVEFLARLRGEQIFVCAGALLKQVEKDWARAQKLWTKHRVGNTIMQ; translated from the coding sequence ATGAGGCGCCATACGCGGTTGAAGTCCCAACCCGGAAAGGGGCGGGTGTTGACCCTGGGGGTTTTTGATGGTGTGCACATCGGCCATGCCGTCATTTTCAAGACGCTTATACAAAAAGCGCGACAGTTGGGTGTGCCGGCTGCGGTGATGACATTTTATGAACATCCCCACAAAACCTTGGCACCGGATAAACGTCCGCCGCGACTGGCCAATCAGGAGCAATGTCTTGCCCGTATGCGTACGCTGGGAATCGATGAAGTTTTTTTGGTGCGTTTTTCCCGGACATTTGCGGCTATTTTAGCAGAAGATTTTATCCGACGTATTCTGGTAAAGTGGTTAAAAGTACGGCATGTTGTGATTGGCAAGGATTTTATTTTTGGCAGGCATGGTCACGGTAATGCAGCACTTCTGAAAAAAATGGGAAAAGCCCTGGGATTTGGTGTGACGGAGGTCAATCCAATACGACGCAGGCAAGGGGTGGTAAGTTCAAGTGCACTACGCCGGATGGTCGCGGCAGGTGAGATGGAAAAAGCCCGGATGCTGCTTGGCTGGCCGTATACATTACACGGCAAGGTGGTTCATGGCGATGGCCGCGGCAGTAAGATTGGGCTGCCAACTGCCAATATCAAGACATTGCACGAAATTGTTCCGCAACCCGGAACCTATGCGGTTGTGGTCCGTCTTGGCGGAATTACCCGGCCGGGTTTATGTCATATCGGGAAACGACCGACATTTCATAAGTGGGGTCCGCAAACCATTGAAGTCCATATTCCCGGGTGGCGGGGAAAATTATACGGACGGTATATGGCGGTTGAATTTTTAGCCCGGCTGCGCGGGGAACAGATTTTTGTATGTGCCGGGGCATTGCTTAAACAAGTTGAAAAGGATTGGGCGCGCGCACAGAAGCTGTGGACAAAACACCGGGTTGGCAATACAATAATGCAGTAA
- the truB gene encoding tRNA pseudouridine(55) synthase TruB, whose protein sequence is MSTDNGNRMPDGFLPVIKPAGPSSATIVNCVKRLTRAQRVGHSGTLDPAAEGVLVLAFHRATRLFPYLLSDKAYRATVRLGEITSTYDARGEVEKTFPIPNLHPAAIVSVLEAFQGDQQQIPPMVSALHHKGKRLYELARRGEVVVREPRSIVIHWIHLLDYHAPDISIEVGCSRGTYIRSLAFDIGQRLGCGAHLHALTRILCNGFSIEQAMSLEQLEAAVQQTTWRDRLIAPEKVLGHLTPWTVAGQVQQAVQHGSAIALPDNLEPGDQEIVRLQDVSGRILALAQKKMGQLKMIKVLHPANEENK, encoded by the coding sequence GTGTCAACGGACAACGGTAATCGCATGCCGGATGGGTTTCTTCCGGTCATTAAACCGGCCGGGCCCAGTTCGGCGACGATTGTTAACTGCGTAAAACGGCTGACCCGCGCGCAACGTGTCGGTCACTCCGGGACGCTTGATCCGGCGGCAGAAGGTGTTTTGGTTCTGGCATTTCATCGGGCGACCCGGCTCTTTCCCTATCTTTTGTCTGATAAAGCCTATCGTGCAACCGTACGTCTTGGTGAGATCACATCGACCTATGATGCCCGGGGCGAGGTGGAAAAAACCTTTCCCATACCGAATTTACATCCAGCAGCGATTGTAAGCGTTTTGGAAGCATTTCAAGGCGACCAACAGCAAATTCCACCCATGGTTTCAGCACTGCATCACAAGGGGAAAAGACTTTATGAGCTTGCACGGCGCGGCGAAGTCGTGGTGCGGGAACCGCGTTCGATTGTTATTCATTGGATTCATTTGCTCGATTATCATGCGCCGGATATCAGCATTGAAGTCGGTTGCTCGCGGGGAACGTATATCCGTTCACTGGCATTTGATATCGGTCAACGCCTGGGTTGTGGTGCGCATTTGCATGCTTTAACCCGGATTTTGTGCAACGGTTTTTCAATCGAGCAGGCCATGTCTTTGGAACAGCTGGAAGCAGCGGTTCAACAGACAACATGGCGCGACCGGTTGATCGCACCGGAAAAGGTGCTGGGGCATCTGACACCCTGGACGGTTGCCGGGCAGGTACAGCAGGCGGTCCAGCACGGGTCGGCCATCGCGCTCCCGGATAACCTGGAACCGGGTGACCAGGAAATTGTTCGTCTTCAGGACGTGTCCGGCCGGATTTTGGCACTGGCACAAAAAAAAATGGGACAACTGAAAATGATCAAAGTTTTACATCCCGCCAATGAGGAAAACAAATGA
- a CDS encoding bifunctional oligoribonuclease/PAP phosphatase NrnA: MVEQKLERDSAYEQEFEKAVEIIGACQDFVLTTHLNPDGDGLGSESALLMALTGMGKKVTVVNVHPTPELYHYLPEREQFQVTSQHTQHHEVAIFLECPDEKRSGGVIAVPSGADHIINIDHHVFNSRYGTVNLIDPTAAAAGEQVWDLICALNCSRNQRMAIGLYTAIATDTGHFKYAGVTQQTHRIIGELIALGVQPGYMNEQLYERVPAPSLSLLARGLCGVKYNAKKNVGWFSITQDMLKETGTNANQTENFVNYVRAVDGVEVAVFFMETKEGKVKLSFRSRGAVDVSTIALTFGGGGHQRAAGALMPGPLESAEHKVIAEVEARVNGQR; this comes from the coding sequence ATGGTGGAACAGAAGCTGGAACGTGATTCGGCCTATGAGCAGGAATTTGAAAAAGCGGTTGAGATTATTGGTGCTTGTCAGGATTTTGTTTTAACCACCCATCTTAATCCGGATGGCGACGGCCTGGGTTCTGAATCAGCACTTTTAATGGCATTGACCGGCATGGGGAAAAAAGTGACTGTCGTCAATGTCCATCCGACACCGGAATTGTATCATTACCTCCCGGAACGGGAACAATTCCAGGTGACATCGCAACATACCCAACATCATGAAGTGGCGATTTTTTTAGAGTGTCCGGATGAAAAACGGTCGGGTGGTGTGATTGCGGTGCCAAGTGGTGCGGATCATATTATCAATATTGATCACCATGTTTTCAATTCGCGTTATGGGACTGTCAATCTGATTGACCCGACGGCAGCTGCGGCCGGGGAACAAGTCTGGGACCTGATTTGTGCATTGAATTGCAGTCGTAATCAGCGTATGGCCATTGGACTCTATACCGCCATCGCGACCGATACCGGTCATTTTAAGTATGCAGGTGTCACGCAGCAAACCCATCGGATTATCGGGGAATTAATCGCGCTGGGAGTTCAACCCGGCTACATGAATGAGCAACTCTATGAGCGTGTTCCCGCTCCCAGTCTTTCATTGCTGGCCCGCGGCCTTTGCGGTGTAAAGTACAACGCTAAAAAAAATGTAGGCTGGTTTTCCATTACCCAGGATATGCTCAAAGAAACCGGGACGAATGCCAACCAGACTGAGAATTTTGTGAACTATGTTCGGGCAGTGGATGGCGTTGAGGTGGCGGTTTTTTTTATGGAAACCAAGGAAGGCAAGGTGAAGCTGTCTTTTCGTTCGCGGGGTGCTGTGGATGTTTCCACGATTGCGCTTACGTTTGGCGGCGGCGGTCATCAGCGCGCAGCCGGGGCGCTTATGCCCGGTCCATTGGAAAGTGCAGAGCATAAGGTGATTGCTGAAGTCGAGGCCCGTGTCAACGGACAACGGTAA
- the rbfA gene encoding 30S ribosome-binding factor RbfA, with translation MKAKRTDRLASQVIREISDIIRRKLSDPRLEWVTITRVDVSPDMRDTKIFIRTLDSGEKQESTFEALRHASGFIKRELGNRLKWRVVPNLSFFRDEQAEQTENVLRIITELNQGGKTPDGGTEAGT, from the coding sequence ATGAAAGCAAAACGAACAGACCGATTAGCATCCCAAGTTATTCGCGAAATTTCCGATATTATCCGACGCAAACTTTCCGATCCGCGATTAGAGTGGGTGACCATCACCCGGGTGGACGTTTCTCCGGATATGCGGGACACAAAAATATTTATCCGAACCTTGGACAGTGGTGAAAAACAAGAATCAACATTTGAGGCATTGCGGCATGCCAGCGGTTTTATCAAACGCGAACTGGGAAACCGGCTGAAATGGCGGGTTGTTCCCAACTTGAGTTTTTTTAGGGATGAGCAGGCTGAACAGACGGAAAATGTTTTACGAATTATCACCGAGTTGAACCAAGGAGGAAAGACACCCGATGGTGGAACAGAAGCTGGAACGTGA
- the infB gene encoding translation initiation factor IF-2 → MSQKVRVFELAKELKLTSKELLGELTAMRIEVKSHMSVLEDETVAYIKRHWGEDEIVDDAIVPGMKIEEKKDALEFKTDNSQSGPGEQVVVAEEPEPEPEPEPEPEPEPEPEPEPEPEPEPEPEPEPEPEPEKIEKELTPIKVPSGATVSDVANRLQSRPAEIIKKLMGLGVFATINQRLDEDTIEILLSEFGHSPEYEELYGEELLSEQEDVDRPEDLQSRPPVVTIMGHVNHGKTSLLDAIRETNVMDGEAGGITQHIGAYQVKLPKGYVTFLDTPGHEAFTTMRARGAQITDVVVLVVAADDGIQPQTIEAIDHAKAAEVPIIVAINKMDKPGVDPDRIKQELTKYDLLPEEWGGKTICIEISAKKKMGLEKLLDMLLLEAEMLELKANRTTLAKGTVIEAKLDRGRGVVSTVLVQRGTLNVGDSIVTGVQYGKVRALMNERGKQIKGAGPSMPAEILGLGGVPEAGDVFQVIASDKTARQIAMKRQMIKREQDISRAQKVTLDNLNERIADGSIKELKIIIKADVQGSAEVLKNSMEGLSTEKVKLTCIHCAVGNLSESDVMLAAASNAIVLGFHIKPESGVEQIAKREAVDVLIYSVIYEMVEDVKSAMEGLLEPHFHEIEIGKAEVKTPIKLSSGLFIAGSQVLNGKIIRNSVGKVVRGGQIVHEGKIDSLRRFKDDVKEVTTGQECGITVSGYKTYETGDIIEAFRLEEVAQKL, encoded by the coding sequence ATGAGTCAAAAAGTACGCGTATTTGAATTGGCCAAGGAACTGAAATTAACCTCCAAGGAATTATTGGGTGAATTAACGGCGATGCGCATTGAGGTTAAAAGTCATATGAGCGTTTTGGAGGATGAGACGGTTGCGTATATCAAACGGCATTGGGGTGAAGATGAGATTGTCGATGATGCCATTGTACCGGGAATGAAGATAGAGGAAAAAAAAGACGCGCTTGAATTCAAAACGGATAACAGTCAGTCCGGACCCGGTGAGCAGGTTGTGGTGGCGGAAGAACCGGAACCGGAACCTGAGCCGGAACCTGAGCCGGAACCTGAGCCGGAACCTGAGCCGGAACCCGAGCCGGAACCTGAGCCGGAACCCGAGCCGGAACCTGAGCCGGAACCTGAGAAAATAGAGAAAGAATTAACACCGATTAAGGTACCCAGTGGTGCGACAGTATCGGATGTTGCCAACCGGTTGCAGTCACGACCGGCCGAAATCATTAAAAAGCTTATGGGGCTGGGGGTTTTTGCAACCATCAACCAGCGCTTGGATGAAGATACAATCGAAATTTTGCTGTCTGAATTCGGTCATTCTCCGGAATACGAGGAACTTTATGGAGAAGAGTTGCTTTCCGAGCAGGAAGACGTTGATCGTCCTGAGGACCTTCAATCCCGTCCGCCGGTGGTTACCATTATGGGGCATGTCAATCATGGGAAAACATCACTGCTGGATGCAATTCGGGAAACCAATGTTATGGATGGTGAGGCCGGGGGCATCACACAGCATATCGGTGCTTATCAGGTAAAACTGCCCAAAGGTTATGTGACATTTTTGGACACACCGGGTCACGAAGCGTTTACCACCATGCGTGCGCGCGGTGCACAGATAACCGACGTGGTGGTCTTGGTGGTTGCGGCAGATGATGGTATTCAACCGCAGACGATTGAGGCAATTGATCATGCCAAGGCGGCCGAGGTCCCGATTATTGTCGCGATAAACAAGATGGACAAACCGGGAGTCGATCCGGATCGGATTAAGCAGGAACTGACCAAATACGATTTATTACCGGAAGAATGGGGCGGCAAAACCATCTGTATAGAAATTTCAGCCAAGAAAAAAATGGGGTTGGAAAAATTACTTGATATGCTTTTGCTGGAAGCGGAGATGCTCGAATTAAAGGCCAATCGCACGACCCTTGCCAAGGGGACGGTGATTGAGGCAAAACTTGATCGTGGCCGCGGTGTGGTTTCGACCGTGTTGGTTCAGCGCGGCACATTGAATGTCGGTGATTCGATTGTAACCGGCGTCCAATATGGCAAGGTTCGTGCGCTTATGAATGAACGGGGCAAGCAGATAAAGGGTGCCGGCCCCAGCATGCCGGCAGAGATTCTTGGGTTGGGCGGCGTCCCTGAGGCCGGGGATGTTTTTCAGGTGATCGCGAGTGACAAGACGGCGCGCCAGATTGCCATGAAGCGTCAGATGATCAAACGTGAGCAGGATATCAGCCGCGCCCAGAAAGTCACGTTGGATAATTTAAATGAACGGATTGCCGATGGCTCAATCAAAGAACTAAAGATTATTATTAAAGCGGATGTTCAGGGATCGGCAGAGGTTTTGAAAAATTCCATGGAAGGGCTTTCAACCGAAAAGGTTAAATTGACCTGTATTCATTGTGCTGTGGGAAACCTTTCCGAGAGCGATGTGATGCTGGCAGCTGCCAGCAACGCCATCGTACTGGGTTTTCATATTAAACCTGAAAGCGGCGTTGAACAGATTGCCAAACGCGAAGCAGTGGATGTTCTTATTTATTCGGTTATTTATGAGATGGTCGAAGATGTCAAGTCGGCCATGGAAGGGCTTTTGGAACCCCATTTTCATGAGATCGAGATCGGCAAGGCTGAAGTGAAAACGCCGATTAAACTTTCTTCCGGATTGTTCATTGCCGGTTCACAGGTGCTGAACGGAAAAATTATCCGCAACTCGGTTGGGAAAGTTGTCCGGGGCGGCCAGATCGTGCACGAAGGCAAAATTGACTCCTTGCGCCGGTTTAAAGACGATGTTAAAGAAGTGACTACCGGTCAGGAATGCGGTATTACTGTGAGCGGCTACAAGACGTACGAAACCGGAGATATTATTGAAGCGTTTAGGCTGGAGGAAGTGGCACAGAAACTGTAA
- the nusA gene encoding transcription termination factor NusA, translating into MNVQLIDVIRQIERARKIDRSVLIEAIESALISVSRKNHGTAQDIRVVFDNTTGDLMAHLKKQVVLEVQEAWNEISLEDAHKVKSDAVEGDVIEITMHPSDFGRIAAQTAKQVMLQRVREAERNAIYEDFKKRQGELINGSVLRQEHKNIIIDLGDTEAVLPAREQVPREIYKNGDRIKSFIVDVRRTSRSPQVVVSRSHPTMIRKLFEMEVPEVADGVVEIKAISREPGARSKVAVCSKDKNVDPVGACVGVKGSRIQSIVREIHGEKIDVILYSENIETLLNSALQPAKIAAVELCPEKSCATVIVNDDQLALAIGKSGQNVRLASKLAGWKIDVMSSSKNQEAMRKKAEEAFLATAPALEKVPGITGAMAKRLKEAGYETVVQFREVTAQQLTEIPGIGLKTAEKIMESLSNYLPKVSEVKEEQTAADLFSRIEGESTVQSQSEPKKEIAVGDLFAGLDSAAKTADEDKNAEAGSAEAEEGDEE; encoded by the coding sequence ATGAATGTACAATTAATAGACGTTATCCGGCAGATCGAACGGGCCAGAAAAATTGACCGTTCAGTGCTGATCGAAGCAATCGAATCGGCATTGATATCGGTTTCCCGGAAAAATCATGGAACAGCGCAGGATATCCGGGTCGTGTTTGATAACACGACCGGCGATCTGATGGCGCACCTTAAAAAGCAGGTGGTTTTAGAGGTTCAGGAAGCGTGGAACGAAATTTCCTTGGAAGACGCCCATAAAGTGAAATCAGACGCGGTTGAGGGCGATGTTATCGAGATTACGATGCATCCTTCGGATTTTGGACGTATTGCCGCCCAGACCGCCAAACAGGTTATGTTGCAGCGGGTCCGGGAAGCGGAACGTAATGCCATTTATGAAGATTTTAAAAAACGCCAAGGTGAACTGATTAATGGTTCGGTACTGCGGCAGGAACATAAAAATATTATTATTGATCTGGGAGATACGGAAGCTGTGCTGCCCGCACGCGAGCAGGTACCGCGTGAAATTTATAAAAATGGGGACCGGATAAAAAGTTTTATTGTGGATGTCCGTAGAACCAGCCGCTCACCCCAGGTGGTGGTTTCCCGCTCGCATCCAACCATGATCCGTAAACTTTTTGAGATGGAAGTTCCTGAAGTTGCGGATGGCGTGGTTGAGATCAAGGCGATTTCACGGGAGCCTGGCGCCAGGTCCAAAGTTGCAGTTTGTTCCAAGGATAAAAATGTTGATCCTGTCGGAGCTTGTGTGGGTGTTAAAGGATCGCGCATCCAGTCTATTGTCCGCGAAATTCATGGTGAAAAAATTGACGTAATCCTTTATTCCGAAAATATAGAGACATTGCTTAATTCCGCGTTGCAGCCGGCAAAAATTGCAGCAGTGGAGCTTTGTCCGGAGAAAAGTTGTGCCACGGTTATTGTAAATGATGATCAATTGGCCTTGGCAATCGGGAAAAGCGGTCAGAATGTTCGTCTGGCATCTAAATTGGCGGGCTGGAAAATTGATGTGATGAGTTCTTCGAAAAATCAGGAAGCAATGCGGAAAAAGGCTGAAGAGGCATTTTTGGCCACGGCACCGGCATTGGAAAAAGTTCCGGGGATTACCGGGGCAATGGCCAAACGCCTTAAAGAGGCCGGTTATGAAACGGTGGTGCAGTTCCGGGAGGTTACGGCCCAACAATTGACGGAAATTCCGGGGATTGGTTTGAAAACTGCTGAGAAAATTATGGAAAGTCTTTCCAACTATTTACCCAAAGTCAGCGAGGTCAAAGAAGAACAAACTGCAGCTGATCTTTTTTCGCGAATTGAAGGTGAGAGTACCGTCCAATCTCAATCGGAACCCAAAAAAGAGATTGCGGTAGGCGATTTATTTGCAGGGTTGGACAGTGCCGCGAAGACTGCTGATGAGGATAAAAATGCAGAGGCTGGTTCTGCCGAGGCGGAAGAAGGTGATGAAGAATGA
- the murB gene encoding UDP-N-acetylmuramate dehydrogenase, translating into MMNSSDTFPAKLLRTSHADVHKDHPMSRECSFQLGGKAQYFCKPRDPRALQATLQLCLEARVLHLLIGGGANLLFRDEGFPGVVISTANLTNIEPLDPTRIRLGAGLSNAAFTDYTLKNNLTGFEWATDLPGSLGGGIYMNAKCYDACFSNIVSEVKSLAPDGTWHVFSKSQCGFDYKQSIFQKNRHIIVETVLDMAPGETQTISREIDRIRQDRKTKGQFAYPSAGCVFKNDYAAGIPSGQLIELCGLKGHRIGNVKVYEEHANFIVNLGNGKTQDVVALMQLIEQKVWEKHHVRLEPEIRIVP; encoded by the coding sequence ATGATGAACTCTTCAGACACATTCCCGGCAAAATTGCTTCGCACATCACATGCTGACGTTCATAAGGACCATCCTATGTCCCGGGAATGTTCCTTCCAACTGGGCGGCAAAGCACAGTATTTTTGTAAACCCCGTGATCCCCGGGCGCTTCAGGCAACACTGCAACTCTGCCTGGAGGCGCGTGTCCTTCACTTGCTCATCGGCGGCGGTGCCAATCTGCTTTTCCGCGACGAGGGATTTCCCGGCGTAGTTATCAGCACTGCAAATCTGACGAACATTGAACCCTTGGACCCAACCCGCATCCGGCTGGGCGCCGGGCTGAGTAATGCCGCATTCACGGATTATACCTTAAAAAACAATCTTACCGGATTTGAATGGGCCACGGACTTACCCGGCTCTCTCGGCGGCGGTATTTATATGAATGCCAAATGTTATGACGCCTGTTTTTCCAACATCGTCTCAGAAGTCAAATCACTCGCCCCTGATGGAACCTGGCATGTTTTTTCCAAATCGCAATGCGGATTTGATTACAAACAATCAATTTTTCAAAAAAACCGGCACATCATTGTCGAAACCGTCCTGGATATGGCACCAGGTGAGACCCAAACCATTTCCCGCGAAATCGACCGGATACGTCAGGACCGAAAAACCAAAGGTCAGTTCGCATATCCCTCAGCCGGATGCGTGTTCAAAAATGACTATGCCGCCGGCATTCCCTCCGGTCAACTCATCGAGTTGTGCGGTCTCAAAGGCCACCGTATCGGCAATGTCAAAGTCTACGAAGAGCATGCCAATTTTATTGTGAATCTGGGCAATGGCAAGACACAGGATGTTGTCGCGCTCATGCAGTTGATTGAACAAAAAGTCTGGGAAAAACACCATGTTCGCCTTGAGCCGGAAATACGGATTGTTCCCTAA
- a CDS encoding MBL fold metallo-hydrolase gives MNNPKLKTIKNGYQGNPISRKRFHGPYTSNVGKSFLPILKWKLSKNPRGQAKKTDTFRLQVLKPGPLPASDQNYLLWLGHASFLLQLGGKTILIDPCLSTSPFYKRYVDAPMEAGQIQADYLLVSHVHYDHLDKATLQALPGKNTLALLPLRVGRLVKKMNPRIHIQEAGWYQQFETDGDVEIYFLPARHWNRRGPNDLNRFLWGSYIIRYQDITLYFAGDTGYDTHFKEIRALFPKIDYALLPIAAYDPAFVMQDNHMNPAEAVQAFLDLEAKICIPMHYGTFDLTDEPPGEPLQWFLKEIKSHNLNQQVRVMDIGKVMRLPMVECVKE, from the coding sequence TTGAACAATCCGAAACTTAAAACCATCAAAAACGGTTATCAAGGCAATCCGATTTCCCGAAAACGTTTCCACGGACCCTATACTTCGAATGTAGGTAAATCGTTTCTGCCAATTTTGAAGTGGAAGTTATCCAAAAATCCCAGAGGCCAAGCAAAAAAAACAGACACTTTCCGTCTCCAGGTCCTTAAACCGGGACCACTCCCTGCCAGTGACCAAAACTATCTTCTCTGGTTGGGACATGCCTCGTTTTTACTCCAATTGGGCGGCAAAACAATTTTAATCGATCCATGCTTGTCCACCTCACCATTTTATAAGCGCTATGTTGATGCTCCTATGGAAGCCGGCCAAATCCAGGCTGACTATCTCCTGGTATCCCATGTCCACTACGATCATTTGGATAAAGCGACCCTGCAAGCACTGCCTGGAAAAAACACCCTGGCCTTGCTGCCCTTACGCGTTGGACGACTGGTAAAAAAAATGAATCCCCGTATCCATATCCAGGAAGCCGGTTGGTACCAACAGTTTGAGACCGACGGAGATGTGGAAATTTATTTCCTTCCAGCCAGGCATTGGAACCGGCGCGGCCCAAATGATCTGAACCGGTTTTTATGGGGCAGCTATATCATCCGCTATCAGGATATCACCCTCTACTTTGCAGGTGACACGGGTTATGATACCCACTTCAAAGAAATCCGTGCGCTCTTCCCTAAAATCGATTATGCCCTCTTGCCGATCGCAGCCTATGATCCCGCTTTCGTGATGCAAGACAATCATATGAATCCTGCCGAAGCAGTGCAGGCATTTCTGGATCTCGAGGCAAAAATCTGCATTCCCATGCATTACGGAACCTTTGACTTAACGGATGAACCTCCGGGCGAACCGCTCCAATGGTTTCTCAAAGAAATCAAATCTCACAATTTAAACCAACAGGTTCGTGTGATGGATATAGGGAAAGTCATGCGCTTGCCGATGGTTGAGTGTGTGAAAGAATAA